The following DNA comes from Picosynechococcus sp. PCC 7003.
GATGAACCCAGTGCCGATGGGGTTGTGACCCTCGTTGTCGTTGAAGGGGTGATCGAAGACATCCAAGTCAATTTCATCAATGCTGACAATGAACCCGTCGATGGCAAAACCCGGGACTTTATCATTACGCGGGAAATGGAACTCAAACCAGGGGACGTTTTCCGGCGGGATGTCGCCCAACGGGATCTCCAGCGGGTGTTTGGTCTGGGACTATTTGAAGATGTTCAGTTAGATTTCACCACCGGTACCGAAGATCCAACCCAGGCTGTTCTAAATTTGAATGTCATTGAAGGGAATACAGGTTCCATCGCCGCTGGTGGGGGGATCAGCTCGGCCAGTGGCTTCTTTGGGAGTGTGAGCTACCAGCAACAAAACCTGGGTGGTAATAACCAACGTCTAGCGGCAGAATTCCAACTGGGGCAACGGGATGCCCTGTTTGACCTCTCCTTTACGGATCCTTGGATTGCTGGCGATCCCTACCGGACATCCTATTCGGTCAATGCCTTCCGCCGTCGTTCTATCTCACTGATCTTTGATGGAGGTGAGACAGATGTCGATCTCGACCCCAGTGGCGATCGCCCCCGGATTAACCGCATTGGTGGTGGGGTGACCTTTAGCCGTCCCCTATCGAAAAATGTTTTTGGCCCCTCTGAATGGCGTGCCTCCCTGGGCTTTGATTACAACCGCGTCCGGATTACCAATGCCGATGGCGATACAGAGTTTATCGACCAAGCTGGGAATCAACTCAGTTTCTCGGACAGTGGCGTTGACGATATCTTTTCCCTGAGCCTGAACGTTGTACGGGATAAACGCACGAGCTTTGATGGGGCGACCCGGGGTTCCATTACCCGTTTCGGTACCGATCAGACTATTCCCATTGGCAGCGGCAGCATTCTCTTTAACCGACTCCGGGCCAGCCACAGTATCTACATGGATTCACCGATTAAACTTCCTAGCTTTGGCAGTGAAGAGAAACCCCATACTTTGGCCTTCAACATCCAAGGGGGCGCTATTCTCGGTGACTTACCGCCCTATGAAGCTTTCTCCCTTGGGGGCAGCAACTCTGTGCGGGGCTTTGAAGAAGGGGATCTCGGCAGTGGCCGTAACTACGTCCAAGCGACGGCAGAATATCGCTTCCCGATTTTCTCGGCAGTGGGTGGAGCGCTATTTGCTGACTATGCCACCGACCTCGGTTCCGGGGATGATGTACCGGGCGATCCGGCTGGAACCCGTGGCAAGCCTGGCAATGGTTTTGGTTATGGTATCGGTGTTCGGGTGAATTCTCCCCTGGGGCCAATCCGGGTGGATTATGGGCTCAATGACCAAGGGGACAGCCGCATTCACTTTGGTATTGGTGAGCGCTTCTAGGGCGTTATCGGTCTGATTTCGTGGGGGGGCAACCCCCTTTTTTGTGATGGTTAAAACGTTAAAAACAACCGTTGAATGTTCCGGGGTCGGTCTCCATTCGGGGCAACGAGTCACCCTAAAGCTGATGCCTGGCGATCGCCACCAGGGTCGTTATTTTGTGCGCACAGATTTACCAGGGGAACCCCAGATCCCGGCCCGCATTGAGGCTGTCAATCAAACACTCTTGTCTACGGAATTGGCAGTAGGCGAAGCCAAGGTTAGAACCACAGAGCATTTGCTAGCGGCATTAGTAGGTCTGGGGATTGATGTGGTGCGTATCGAAATTGATGGGCCAGAGTTACCCCTGTTGGATGGCTCGGCGGTGCAGTGGGTAGAGGCGATCGCCAAGGCCGGTACCCAGACCCTCACAGATGAGGCGATCGCCACCCCTGTGGTCATAGAACCCATTTGGCTCCAGGAAGATGAGGCCTTTGTGGCGGCCTTGCCCGCTGCGGAATTGCGGTTTACCTATGGCATCGATTTCACCTACAAGCCCATTGGTAACCAGTGGCACAGTTGGAGCCCCGCAGCAGAACCCTTTGCCCAGGCGATCGCCCCGGCTCGGACTTTTGGCTTTGCTGACCAAATTGAGCAACTGAAAAAAGCTGGATTAATTCAGGGAGGGAGTTTAGATAATGCCCTCGTTTGCGACCAAGAAAAATGGCTCAATCCGCCACTCCGATTTGAGAATGAGCCTGCTCGCCATAAATTACTTGACTTAATCGGTGATTTAAGTTTGCTTGGCACGATTCCCACGGGCCATTACCTGGCCTACAAAGCGAGCCATAAACTCCATACCCAACTCGCCAAAACTTTACAGGCAACTCTTTTCTAAAATTCTAATCAAGCTGCTACTTGGTAAAGGATGATGCAAACAATGTGACCTATATTGCTAGTTTTTGGGGCTGGCGATCGCTTTTTTCAGAGATTGCCAACCCCTAGGAGCCGAAGCTCTACTTATTCGGTTGAGGAGTCATGCGCAGATAGGGCTTGATTTCCTTGACGCCTTTGGGAAACTTGACTTTCGCATCCTCAGTGGAAATTGCTGGAGAAACAACAACATCCTCGCCGTCTTGCCAATTGACGGGAGTCGCCACGCTGTAGTTGTCCGTGAGTTGTAGCGAATCCAAAACCCGCAAAATTTCTTGGAAGTTCCGGCCAGTGCTGGGGGGATAGGTGAGGGTTAAACGCACCTTCCGCTCAGGATCAATCACAAAAACAGTCCGCACCGTCACTTTCGGGTTGGCGTTGGGGTGGATCATGTTGTAGAGGGTGGCAACTTTTTGATCCGCGTCGGACAAAATCGGGTAATTGACAGCACATCCCTGGGTTTCATCGATATCACCGACCCAGTTGTTGTGGGAGGCCGTGTCATCAACGCTGAGG
Coding sequences within:
- a CDS encoding BamA/TamA family outer membrane protein, yielding MQKQQNLDYFSPQALALWAAIASLGIMSPAHAEPRSEGSNLDPLMPTVTQVVVPALPVEVTDTAPTEQASPTPAPQTQTLAQAPTQAVTPPATQAQPTSQDSNLPQLYAQQQGNPNTQANPNEPRVLVAEIQINGVGDNVELEQEIIQAIETRAGRPTTVSQIRNDVNRVYATGLFANVVATPEDTPLGVRVTFDVVPNPVLSDIVVQALPLEGSQNITPPEVVDNIFRDRYGEIINLNDFQEGSNKLQQLQQWYQDNGYDLAKVIGIDEPSADGVVTLVVVEGVIEDIQVNFINADNEPVDGKTRDFIITREMELKPGDVFRRDVAQRDLQRVFGLGLFEDVQLDFTTGTEDPTQAVLNLNVIEGNTGSIAAGGGISSASGFFGSVSYQQQNLGGNNQRLAAEFQLGQRDALFDLSFTDPWIAGDPYRTSYSVNAFRRRSISLIFDGGETDVDLDPSGDRPRINRIGGGVTFSRPLSKNVFGPSEWRASLGFDYNRVRITNADGDTEFIDQAGNQLSFSDSGVDDIFSLSLNVVRDKRTSFDGATRGSITRFGTDQTIPIGSGSILFNRLRASHSIYMDSPIKLPSFGSEEKPHTLAFNIQGGAILGDLPPYEAFSLGGSNSVRGFEEGDLGSGRNYVQATAEYRFPIFSAVGGALFADYATDLGSGDDVPGDPAGTRGKPGNGFGYGIGVRVNSPLGPIRVDYGLNDQGDSRIHFGIGERF
- the lpxC gene encoding UDP-3-O-acyl-N-acetylglucosamine deacetylase, yielding MVKTLKTTVECSGVGLHSGQRVTLKLMPGDRHQGRYFVRTDLPGEPQIPARIEAVNQTLLSTELAVGEAKVRTTEHLLAALVGLGIDVVRIEIDGPELPLLDGSAVQWVEAIAKAGTQTLTDEAIATPVVIEPIWLQEDEAFVAALPAAELRFTYGIDFTYKPIGNQWHSWSPAAEPFAQAIAPARTFGFADQIEQLKKAGLIQGGSLDNALVCDQEKWLNPPLRFENEPARHKLLDLIGDLSLLGTIPTGHYLAYKASHKLHTQLAKTLQATLF
- a CDS encoding peroxiredoxin, with the protein product MSLRLGDVAPNFTQDSTIGEIDFYDWAGDSWVVLFSHPADFTPVCTTELGEVARLKGEFEKRNAKVIALSVDDTASHNNWVGDIDETQGCAVNYPILSDADQKVATLYNMIHPNANPKVTVRTVFVIDPERKVRLTLTYPPSTGRNFQEILRVLDSLQLTDNYSVATPVNWQDGEDVVVSPAISTEDAKVKFPKGVKEIKPYLRMTPQPNK